In Juglans microcarpa x Juglans regia isolate MS1-56 chromosome 1S, Jm3101_v1.0, whole genome shotgun sequence, the genomic stretch aaaaaaaaaaaaaaaaaaaaaaaaaaaaaaaaaaaatttatagaagaTGTTAATTCGAAGTCAGAGTTGTGACAGCCTTGCTTAAACATGAGACATGCTACACTCACCGCTCCCGAAAATtccatttggttttttttcattcattttttttcatattcttaaacattttttgaaaaaaaaaatcacaatatcattaattaagaaaaaaaattatcgggAACCAtaccccaaaaacaaaaaaaaaaaaaaaaagagagagaccgCGAGGTCCACTCCGAATGCTATTTGGGCCTAGGGCCCAAGAGAAGGGCCATCTCGGTTTGATGGTTTTTTTGTTACAATCCTAGGATAAGATTGGGAGGCTTCCCCGAGTCCCTGGTTCTGGGCCACTGTAAACGAGTACTTGATTTCTGTGTATTCAATATTCTTTGTTTTAAAGCCTCATGAGTGGTGGTGGATGACGAACAGCCGAAGTATAAATCATAGAGGACCAAAGACGGGGTCCACGAATGCACAACGGGGTTGACGTTAAGGCAAAGGCAAAGAACAAAACCGTGGACGGGCCCCACCTCTCAAAAACCACAATGCCCAGGACTCATCAATTCCGCAACACACTCGTTTTGACTCTGCCCATGTTTTTCCCATCACGAGTACCGTTTCTCCTCACTCCACTCCAAATTCAGCCAAACGAGCCAACAAAATTTGCATTAAACACTACTCTCTTTCTTTCGTTTTCCCCACCCATCACCCACCTTCTTCACTAAATTGGCCATCCAAACCTGCAACGGCCAacccctctctttttttttttttttttttttttttttttttttttttttcctttggtcAACCGTCCCTAACACGACATGTTGGTCCACTTCTTTCCAAATGTTTGACCCAGTCATTTTCCCTTCTTTAATGTCTCCTTTGTCAGTACTGCTACTAGTATTATTATTAGATCAGAGAAGAAACTTTGGTGGGCAATGGGAAAATAAAGTAAGGGGTAGAGGGCATCCAAAGACAAAATCCAAGGATAAAAGTAATCAGTACCAAGATCAAAGCGAATAGAACCCACTTCTTTTTGTTACGTATTCATACCCAAATCTATAATCACCAAATCCACCATCTTCTCCTTTTTCggttttttaaattcataatgaTTCTGGTGttcaagagagagaaagaaagagaaaagagaggaaggAATCCAATATGTTACAGGCATTGAACTAACCCCACTAATCTCCTTCGAGATAAGAGTGGAGTCTGACCGAGAACCAACAGCTacagctgctgctgctgctgcaacTGCTACTATTCTTGGCTCCTTTCGATGAATTAATGAAACATGGAGAGGCTTTCTGCAGCTCTCTGTGATGTTCAAGACGATTCTAAGATGAGACTGGTAGCATCGGTAACAGGGAGAGAGTGGTTGTGCTCGCCTTCGTAGGTCACAACCAGCATAGATGGATCATCCAGTGCTCTCTCAACGTGTTTACGTGCTGGACACCCTCTAACGCTGCTGCACTTGTAGTAACCCCTGTTTCATTTACATTTACATGTCAAAACACGTATTCCAAAATTAGGTCCTGAATTAGCTGTAACTTGGAaatatggaaaaagaaaaagaagtttcCGCACATAAGCATGGTGATGATGGAGACTTGGAGTTGACGACCGAGATAACAGAGTTCcgaaatttaaaattgaaggaACCTATCTAATTATATATCTTTGTTATCTACATACCTTGGATGAGGAGAACCCTTAATCGGCTTCTGTCCATATTTCCTCCAAGAAAAATCGTCCGGTGGAATATCAGCCATCTTCAAGCTAATCGCCGGAACCCTCACCACCCTCTTCATCCTCAACTTTCTGCTATAataaaacaacatatataaactTCGAAAATCAAACCCAAGTTTAAAACAATGTAAGAGAGAGATGAGGTAAGGAGGAAAGACCGACCTTTTCTTGGAGCAATGGCATCGGCCGGAGGAGCCACCGCACTTGCCGGAACCCAAAGTTTCGGAGCTACACTTTCTCTTCAAGGAGGTTGACGAAGACAAAGGTGGCTTTCCCACGGAGGAAAGCTGGGACAGATTCGTGATTTGAAAAGCCGAAGAACAAGATGGCTGCTTGCTGTCTATGTCGCCAGTCAAAGACGACATGAACGAGGTCGGAGCAGAGGagtaagaaaaattaattgtgGTGGACGCGTCCTTCCTGTCGATGACACCCTTTTTAGGCATCAAAGAGTCGCTGTACTGGTACTGATTATTCAGATTGTGGTGAGGAAGAGGTGGGATCTGCTGGATCGGAGTCGCGTAGTAAACTCTGTCGGGCTCAGAAGCCTTCTCTTTATCTTCGATTTGGGAACCCAAAGGGGCTCTTCTGAAGCGAGCGTGGCCAGTCCGGGTCCGACCCAGAAGAGAAATAACCTTCTTGAACTTGGAGACGGCAACGTCCGCCACAGCCTTGCAGTCCATCTCCATTTCCATGGACGGCTTCGAACTCGAGGACGAGGACGACGAAGATAGGTATTGCTGCTGGCTCTGCGAAAGCAATCTGATAAGCTTTTCGACGCTCTCGAGGCCAGACGCCGCTTCCTGTACGGCGTTGTCTTCCATTTTCGCTCTGAAATCgctgtttttgttgttgttcctATACTCCATCATGAAATCCACCGCCATCTCTCAGAAGCatcaaagaagaggaagaaaaaaggggaaaagggaaagagaaagaCGAGAGCAAATGTAGAAAAGAGAAAGGTGGTTCTCTGGTCAAAGTGGTGCCCCTTatattgaattaaataaaattttagcaTCCCCTAGCCCCCACTGACCCACGGCGTGACCGACCTGTCACGCTACCTCTCTCCGTCAAACCTTAGGCGCGAATCAAGCCCCAACTGCCTGTgggcaattttttatttattaccgTGCAGAtggacaaaataatatttttatttttaatattttgctcacaaaataattttataaattataatttcataaatttacataatttaatataatttatcgtaatataaaattaattttattataatataaatttatcaaattagatAAAATCACCTTAATTTacgaattatttttatgcaaatgtagcattatttttagatttagttTGAACACTTAGATATTTTGAGAATACCAAAATACTTCATTacgaatttattattttattatttattattatttattatttaagatttaatattttattattaattcatcattatttttcattataattcataaaataattcaacatacctcactacccaaaacGTTATAGTATTACTATAGTCGCGACATTCATTGACCATTTGACTTGATATTCTTTGAGTAGGGCCCGTCGAGGTTAATGTGTTCTCCACTCACGTGGCGAGATTGGACTACATGAGGTCAAACAAATGGTATTTAACCTTAACCTATTGGAATGGATTGGTGTCGGATAGAAGGAAGATTGGGATTATAAATCGTTTTGATTGCTTGCCAGCAGGGCAGAGTTGACTTTCTTTCCGCCACCGCAACTTTCATAATGAGTAATAATAGACGGTAAATTAGAActagaaatataatttatcataaaaatatccTGCGTGGGCTATacattttccctttttctcgTGGGAAATAACACAAATGAGAGGTGAAAGATTAGTAGTTGTAACAGTAGGTTGCTGGGTgattatatcaatatatatatatatatatatattattaattatctgggtttttttaattaattgtcaTTGCACAAATATCAAGTTGGTGAGAAGAacttagaaatttaattttcgGGATCTAAgtaaaactataataatttattgaatttcataatatatattttgtgactGAATCAATTTTCAACAGATTTGGTGGAGAAAGAGAGCTCCTCCCGCGGGGCTTACGTCTTGTGCTTGAAAATCCATGGTCATAGAAGTATAATTACTTAAAACTTGAGAGAAATTAAGCTCCTTGGAGAGATAGAGAAGATCAACAATTAGTTTCAGCCCCGCCGCCGGGGGATGATGATACATTAGTGGTAAAAATGctttatacacacacatatatatatataataaatccaTTAAATCCTGATTGATAATAGGAGATCTTTCAATGTTTTGTAAGAACaactgaaaaagaagaaatgttaATCTCCAGCCTACAGTGACGGTTTGAATTTCGATCAATCGATGTCGTTTGAAGCCCACAACGGGTGTTCGAAACGATGGTTAGGCGTCCATATATACATCCAGTGTAGTGAATGGAAggcaaatatattaaatataaatagaaaacaagATAGAAATTTACATGATTTAGTATAGGACCTACTTCTACAGGTCGTTTGGAAtgtaaatacattataaataaaaatattttataatctttcaTGATCTCTTGTAGGTTACTATACAAATGATAAAACTTTAGGTtgcatttgaatattaaattaaattcagttaagttgagttaagatgataaaatattgttagaatattatttttttaatattattattattttagaatttgaaaaaattgaattatttattatattttatattaaaatttaaaaaaattataataataaattaaaatgaattgagatgagtttagcttCCAAACGAAGTTAAAACTTTTTGTTGAAGATTgaaaaaactctctctctagtcACCCTGAAGTCCGGAAGAAAAAAGAACCCCGAAGTCTTTGATCCAGATTCCTTTTATTAGCCCCTGATAGTAATTGATGAAAATCTCAACTTCATCTTACTTTGTCGTTCTCTCCTGCATGATGACCCCATTTCCCTATCCTTTCCCCTCTTTTCCCCTTGCACATTTTTCCTTCAGTTTTTGTCCGCCCTTATCCTTTGCTTGTCCCTTCACCACCACAAGGGCTCGGCTTGAGCCTCTATATGAGCAGGGGATTTTTATTCCTTCCACTTTTGGTTAGTTTCACAGGCACAAGGCATTCCCGAGCATTGCCTTGTTGACTCGATTTCACAAGGTATTTGAGATGGAACCTCCGAGTAATTTGTATGGAGACTAATGAGGGGATCAGTTGTGGTTGCTTGGACTAGAACAAGTCGAATGGTATAAATTTGGGCTATCAAAGATGATTTAGGGATCCTATGCATTTGAAATCCGTCTTGAGGTTGATTGttgtcaatttttttagaaagtacatattatttcttgtatattttAATGAATTTCCAAGAACAATATGAATAGTTGTTCATGATGTTGTTGTGGCTGAATTCCaagaaattcatatatatatatatatatatatatatatatttatgaatagttgCTCTGTATGTTCCGCTACATGATTGATTCATATATGCATAATTTATAGGTACATATGTTAGCTATAGTTTtgtagtttttcttttcctctactGTCTtccacttttcaaaatttaatcctcacattttattatatttgaggaTTATATATTCGTTTCAAAATTATATGTCGGTCAGAAAAATCTGACTGTTGAAATAATATGaacattagaaaaatatatttttcaaaaaatgtcttgttttaatttatatgcttttaaataagAAATCAATATTCCAATTATCatgagaattaaaattaaagagtaaaatgagaaaaatgatatcTCTAACCAAGTGTTAGCCAAAATTCACTATCAATGCTCTTACATGAGAAACATCAGAGTGGCcgttaattttataatattggatGCTCTTTCAacatataatttcattttatgaaGAGAAATCTTGAAGATCATGCAACATATTTTTAGTCATCTCTTACCATCTCGTATtgatatcatctcatctcatttccttctcaaatattattcaaatacaaataatttgaaattaattgttacaatttttctaaatttttaaaaaaaaaataaaaaataattcaactttttcaaatataaaaataaaaattatattataatattattttaactttatattattttttatttaactttttctctctttcccaaaatccaataactcaaattatttcacttttgtttacaaactatcttattattatttacaaattaaattcgTATGATCTTATCTCATTCTCTAAGCATAAATCTCAAACTCATATAACATGTGCGTTTTCATCGCAGGTATCTATGACACTTCCACATATAAtgtcattattaataaaatgtcACTAAACAACACTAGAATCATTTATCTCTTTTAAGACGAGGTTTTTATCTCTTATAGTACGATTAGAtgttaaaagtattttaaattatcagtgaatagtaataaaataatttataaataataataaataatttagaaataataataaactgttgataaatagttataaactatttataaataatattgaagtaGTAAATACAACCTTAGATGTCTCAATTGCAAGGCGTGAGTGCTTAAAGTTTGATGGAAGTTTTCTGTAAAAGAAGAAACAGacgattttctttctttctttttaactcATTAAAGGCATAGAAAATAAAGGCATACCAAAAAGATGGATGGGGCTTTACGGAATTGGGTGAAGAATTTGATCATTTATCGATCATGAAACTCAGATATCTGGAGCTTGTCGATTATATTTAATTCACATGAGTTGGGTGGGACGTGGCAGTTTGGACGATCGAGCTTTATAAAcattagggcttgtttggaaaaaaaatcacattttaaaaatatcatctcatcttattttatcttatcttatttacttttcaaatataattcaaacacaaatatttttaaattaattattacaacttttttcaaactaattattacaacttttttcaaactttcaaataaaaaataaaaaataatttaatttttcaaatttaaaaataaaaaataatattataaaactatattctaataatattttaactttataatattttttattcatttttttctctcattttttaaaacttaaaaaatactcaactcaaactatcttataattatttacaaattattttattactattcacaaaattttcatttcatctaacttctaaaacatattttagaacACTCTCATTAGATTATACAAATGCAAATACAATGGAGTGTTTAGTTAATAGAATCTCAAAATGTGTTGTATTAGATTATGCCAATGTAAAAAGGGAtgactttttattataataaattagtgttgtGGGTCAAATTTGATAGTTACAATAACATGaccaaaatgaataaaaaatattatcttcttTACTTCCTACCATGATTTGGTTGCCGTAGTTTTTTTAAAGCTATAATAtaatcaaaaattttatatgtattcatttttacatattttttgctcactctattaattttattgactgtatcatttttttaatataaaataattcatttggCTAATTACATTAGTgtaatatacaaaaaatatataaaaataattgtatgtagcaaaattctaatattattactaattaacatataatcagtaaaataataaaatataatagaattaaataatttttaaatttttaaaaaataaattaatattattttattattatataaagaatctataaataattcattatgAAGATTAGATATGAATAAAATaggtaaatataaattcatattcatgtcatattagttaaaatattgttattattttgatatttaaaaaaattaaattatttattgtataaaaattttataaatttatattcatgtcatattagttaaaatattattttttaatattattattattttgatatttaaaaaaattaaattatttattatataaaaattttaaaaaattataataattacattgaataaattgagattatttaaattttatatccaAACACCTAAATATTTACTCTTGGAGTAAAAAAGACGTACGTAAATAGTGAAGAAGATGTTTTGTTCGAAtctttaacttattttaatttattattataatttttttaaa encodes the following:
- the LOC121247166 gene encoding probable WRKY transcription factor 7 isoform X2, yielding MAVDFMMEYRNNNKNSDFRAKMEDNAVQEAASGLESVEKLIRLLSQSQQQYLSSSSSSSSSKPSMEMEMDCKAVADVAVSKFKKVISLLGRTRTGHARFRRAPLGSQIEDKEKASEPDRVYYATPIQQIPPLPHHNLNNQYQYSDSLMPKKGVIDRKDASTTINFSYSSAPTSFMSSLTGDIDSKQPSCSSAFQITNLSQLSSVGKPPLSSSTSLKRKCSSETLGSGKCGGSSGRCHCSKKRKLRMKRVVRVPAISLKMADIPPDDFSWRKYGQKPIKGSPHPRGYYKCSSVRGCPARKHVERALDDPSMLVVTYEGEHNHSLPVTDATSLILESS
- the LOC121247166 gene encoding probable WRKY transcription factor 7 isoform X1; amino-acid sequence: MAVDFMMEYRNNNKNSDFRAKMEDNAVQEAASGLESVEKLIRLLSQSQQQYLSSSSSSSSSKPSMEMEMDCKAVADVAVSKFKKVISLLGRTRTGHARFRRAPLGSQIEDKEKASEPDRVYYATPIQQIPPLPHHNLNNQYQYSDSLMPKKGVIDRKDASTTINFSYSSAPTSFMSSLTGDIDSKQPSCSSAFQITNLSQLSSVGKPPLSSSTSLKRKCSSETLGSGKCGGSSGRCHCSKKSRKLRMKRVVRVPAISLKMADIPPDDFSWRKYGQKPIKGSPHPRGYYKCSSVRGCPARKHVERALDDPSMLVVTYEGEHNHSLPVTDATSLILESS